A region of Streptomyces cinnamoneus DNA encodes the following proteins:
- a CDS encoding FAD-binding and (Fe-S)-binding domain-containing protein → MADHERRDGDLSRALARALRPVVRGEVAFDAGSRALVTMDASNYRRVPLGVVAPRDADDVAAALAVCRAHGVPVVPRGGGTSVAGQATGEGVVLDFTRHMNTLVRVDPEAHTAVVQPGLVLDGLRAAAAAHGLTFGPDPSTHGRCTLGGMIGNNACGSHSVAWGTTADNVCALEVLTYGGEHARLSRGTEGLPPRLADGLRALTAENLALLRTRFPRLPRRISGYALDALLPERGTDVARAFTGGEGTLGVVTEATVRLVEAPPARALVVLGYPDEGAAADAAPSLLPHGPLTVEGMATDLVGRVAGLPEGGAWLFAEVGGATPAEAADRAAALVRAARDGGPTGHLVLTEPGAQRALWRVREDAAGFATRLPDGGEAWPGWEDCAVPPERLGAYLRDFRALLGRYGLRGAPYGHFGDGCVHVRLDVDLLTSEGVRRYRRFSGDMADLVVAHGGSLSGEHGDGQARAELLPRMYGPQAVALFERFKDLWDPLGGLNPGMVVRPYPLDANLRFAVLPGKPVDVEFGYRDDGGDFGAAVRRCVGVAKCRQTTVDTGVMCPSYRVTGEERHSTRGRARLLHEMLAGEVVTGGWRSQEVREALDLCLACKGCRSDCPVGVDMATYKAEFLHHHYAGRVRPAAHYALGWLPLWLRAAAAVRAAPVLNAAARTPLAALAKRLGGLAADRTIPELPGEPFTRWWRARGPGRPAGDGVPVVLWPDTLTTHLSPETGRAAVAVLEDAGLRVIVPPRPVCCGLTWVSTGQLTRARAVLRRTLDVMAPALAAGLPVVGLEPSCTAALRTDLPELLPDDPRAARLAAAVRTFARTVEEYAPHWTPPRVGRPVAGQTHCHQHAVLGDAAERRLREKAGLTGPLSGGCCGLAGDFGFTRGHEEVSRACAEEQLLPSLRQAPEGAEILADGFSCRTQIGQLAGVRARHLAEVLAQALRERNDPAPPGRK, encoded by the coding sequence GGACCTGAGCCGGGCCCTGGCGCGCGCCCTGCGCCCGGTGGTCCGCGGCGAGGTCGCCTTCGACGCCGGGAGCCGTGCCCTGGTGACCATGGACGCCTCGAACTACCGCCGCGTCCCCCTCGGCGTCGTCGCCCCGCGCGACGCCGACGACGTCGCGGCGGCCCTCGCCGTCTGCCGCGCGCACGGGGTGCCGGTGGTGCCCCGCGGCGGCGGCACCTCGGTGGCCGGGCAGGCCACGGGGGAGGGCGTCGTCCTCGACTTCACCCGGCACATGAACACCCTCGTGCGCGTCGACCCGGAAGCGCACACGGCCGTCGTCCAGCCGGGACTGGTGCTGGACGGGCTGCGCGCGGCGGCCGCCGCGCACGGGCTGACGTTCGGGCCGGACCCCTCCACGCACGGGCGGTGCACGCTCGGCGGGATGATCGGGAACAACGCCTGCGGCTCCCACTCCGTGGCCTGGGGGACCACGGCCGACAACGTGTGCGCGCTCGAGGTCCTCACGTACGGCGGCGAGCACGCACGTCTGTCCCGGGGCACCGAGGGCCTGCCGCCGCGCCTCGCCGACGGGCTGCGCGCCCTCACCGCGGAGAACCTCGCCCTCCTGCGCACCCGCTTCCCCCGCCTGCCGCGCCGCATCTCCGGCTACGCCCTGGACGCCCTCCTCCCCGAACGGGGCACGGACGTGGCCCGGGCGTTCACCGGCGGCGAGGGCACCCTCGGGGTGGTCACCGAGGCGACCGTCCGCCTCGTCGAGGCGCCCCCCGCCCGGGCGCTGGTCGTGCTCGGCTACCCCGACGAGGGCGCGGCGGCCGACGCCGCCCCGTCGCTGCTGCCGCACGGGCCGTTGACGGTCGAGGGCATGGCCACCGACCTGGTGGGCCGCGTCGCCGGGCTCCCCGAGGGCGGCGCCTGGCTGTTCGCCGAGGTCGGCGGCGCCACGCCGGCCGAGGCGGCGGACCGGGCCGCGGCACTCGTCCGCGCGGCCCGCGACGGCGGCCCCACCGGCCACCTGGTGCTCACCGAGCCCGGCGCCCAGCGCGCCCTGTGGCGCGTACGGGAGGACGCGGCCGGCTTCGCCACGCGGCTGCCCGACGGCGGCGAGGCGTGGCCCGGCTGGGAGGACTGCGCGGTCCCGCCGGAGCGCCTCGGGGCGTACCTGCGCGACTTCCGGGCCCTGCTGGGCCGCTACGGACTGCGGGGTGCGCCCTACGGGCACTTCGGCGACGGCTGTGTGCACGTACGCCTCGACGTCGACCTGCTGACGTCCGAAGGCGTGCGCCGCTACCGGCGGTTCTCCGGCGACATGGCCGACCTGGTGGTCGCGCACGGCGGTTCGCTGTCCGGCGAGCACGGTGACGGACAGGCGCGGGCGGAGCTGCTTCCGCGCATGTACGGGCCGCAGGCCGTCGCGCTCTTCGAACGCTTCAAGGACCTGTGGGACCCGCTCGGCGGTCTGAACCCCGGGATGGTCGTCCGCCCCTACCCCCTCGACGCGAACCTGCGCTTCGCCGTCCTGCCCGGGAAGCCGGTCGACGTGGAGTTCGGCTACCGCGACGACGGCGGGGACTTCGGCGCGGCGGTGCGGCGCTGCGTCGGCGTCGCCAAGTGCCGTCAGACGACGGTGGACACGGGCGTGATGTGCCCGTCGTACCGGGTCACCGGCGAGGAACGGCACTCCACGCGCGGCCGGGCCCGGCTGCTGCACGAGATGCTCGCCGGTGAGGTCGTGACCGGCGGATGGCGCTCGCAGGAGGTGCGCGAGGCCCTGGACCTGTGCCTGGCCTGCAAGGGGTGCCGCAGCGACTGCCCGGTGGGGGTCGACATGGCCACCTACAAGGCGGAGTTCCTGCACCACCACTACGCCGGCCGGGTGCGGCCCGCCGCCCACTACGCGCTGGGATGGCTGCCGCTGTGGCTGCGGGCCGCGGCGGCGGTGCGGGCCGCGCCCGTGCTCAACGCCGCCGCCCGCACCCCCCTCGCCGCGCTCGCCAAGCGGCTGGGCGGCCTGGCCGCGGACCGGACGATCCCCGAGCTGCCCGGCGAGCCGTTCACCCGCTGGTGGCGGGCCCGCGGGCCCGGGCGGCCGGCCGGGGACGGTGTGCCCGTCGTGCTGTGGCCCGACACGCTCACCACCCATCTCTCCCCGGAGACCGGCCGGGCCGCCGTCGCCGTCCTGGAGGACGCGGGACTGCGCGTGATCGTGCCGCCCCGGCCCGTCTGCTGCGGGCTCACCTGGGTCTCGACCGGGCAGCTCACCCGCGCCCGCGCCGTCCTGCGCCGCACCCTCGACGTCATGGCCCCCGCCCTCGCGGCAGGCCTGCCCGTCGTCGGCCTGGAGCCGAGCTGTACGGCCGCCCTGCGCACCGACCTGCCGGAGCTGCTGCCCGACGACCCGCGCGCCGCCCGACTCGCCGCCGCCGTCCGCACCTTCGCGCGGACCGTCGAGGAGTACGCGCCCCACTGGACGCCGCCGCGCGTCGGCCGGCCCGTCGCCGGGCAGACGCACTGCCACCAGCACGCGGTGCTCGGCGACGCCGCCGAGCGGCGCCTGCGGGAGAAGGCCGGGCTGACCGGGCCGCTCAGCGGCGGCTGCTGCGGCCTGGCCGGCGACTTCGGCTTCACGCGGGGCCACGAGGAGGTGTCCCGGGCGTGCGCCGAGGAGCAGCTGCTGCCGTCCCTGCGGCAGGCGCCGGAGGGCGCCGAGATCCTCGCCGACGGCTTCTCCTGCCGCACCCAGATCGGCCAGCTCGCCGGCGTGCGCGCCCGGCACCTCGCCGAAGTGCTGGCCCAGGCGCTGCGGGAGAGGAACGACCCGGCGCCGCCCGGCCGAAAATAA